In Babylonia areolata isolate BAREFJ2019XMU chromosome 19, ASM4173473v1, whole genome shotgun sequence, a single window of DNA contains:
- the LOC143294316 gene encoding putative cytochrome P450 120, whose product MAQLPGSVGWPLVGDKSIDFYKDPVNFLRKNIEDSQSRVFASRFLNKPTAFVCSNAGVRDILADRNGSFELGYKAFLGQIFGNNILFTDGDEAHMFRDALSHLFTSEALQSYQELVHRIAKKHVDNIDPSNPLCLYLFFKQVVTEISLSLFLGLDFANEEQASNIVSLTIRHWHGIISVPLKIKIPGTGSESSFGKAMDAKKELLRVIKAQRAMAGKGFMQRLQDTVSQDEDVFVDNHLLLFTSALVPKALASLLTSLAVEVGRPAMVSVQKELLTNRELKTSVFKEVHRMYPPFLGGRRVAKRDIMVDGYRVPAGYAVVYMTAEAHRDPAVFKDPQTFQYQRWTSDQGLSDENLFGFGYGPRGCIGQQLVWNIIDEVLTQLLSRYHWTLRDQQDLTHKLLPVSRPKGAVMVTLVPASSLSSSSSSSHTRDASSASAAAAAAAAETKADSVAADAISNSSTTPPRCFGTVLGPKKKRL is encoded by the exons ATGGCTCAGCTTCCAGGTTCAGTGGGTTGGCCATTGGTTGGGGACAAGTCTATCGATTTCTACAAGGACCCTGTCAATTTTCTGAGGAAAAACATCGAAGATAGCCAGTCTCGAGTCTTTGCGTCACGATTTCTGAACAAACCGACAGCTTTTGTGTGCTCCAACGCAGGCGTGCGGGATATTTTGGCGG atCGAAATGGCAGCTTTGAACTTGGATACAAAGCCTTCTTGGGACAGATCTTTGGAAACAATATACTGTTTACAGATG GTGATGAAGCACACATGTTCCGGGATGCTCTGTCTCACCTGTTCACCTCAGAAGCTCTGCAGTCCTACCAAGAGTTAGTTCACAG GATAGCCAAGAAACATGTAGACAACATTGACCCAAG caACCCATTGTGCCTGTACCTGTTCTTCAAGCAAGTGGTGACTGAGATTTCCCTCAGCCTCTTCCTGGGTCTGGACTTTGCCAATGAGGAGCAAGCCTCCAACATTGTGTCGCTCACCATCCGACACTGGCATG GTATTATATCTGTGCCTCTGAAAATTAAAATCCCTGGTACCGGCAGTGAGTCTTCATTTGGCAAGGCAATGGATGCGAAG AAGGAGCTGCTGCGGGTGATCAAGGCTCAGCGGGCGATGGCAGGGAAGGGGTTTATGCAGCGCTTACAGGACACGGTGTCGCAGGACGAGGACGTCTTCGTGGACAACCACCTGCTGCTCTTCACCTCCGCCCTGGTGCCCAAGGCCCTGgcctccctcctcacctccctgGCTGTGGAAGTGGGCCGGCCCGCcatg GTCAGTGTCCAGAAAGAACTGCTGACCAACAGGGAACTGAAGACATCCGTGTTCAAGGAAGTCCATCGGATGTACCCCCCTTTCCTCGGAGGTAGACGGGTGGCCAAAAGG GACATCATGGTAGATGGCTACAGGGTGCCGGCAGGCTACGCCGTAGTGTACATGACCGCGGAGGCTCACAGGGACCCCGCTGTGTTCAAGGACCCCCAGACCTTTCAGTATCAGCGGTGGACGTCGGacca AGGCCTGTCAGATGAGAACCTGTTTGGCTTTGGCTATGGTCCGCGGGGCTGCATCGGTCAGCAGTTGGTGTGGAATATCATCGAT GAGGTCCTGACCCAGCTCCTGTCCCGCTACCACTGGACGCTGAGGGACCAGCAGGACCTGACACACAAGCTCCTGCCCGTGTCCAGACCTAAAGGGGCCGTCATGGTCACCCTGGTGCCtgcgtcgtcattgtcgtcatcgtcatcttcttcacaCACCCGGGATGCATCCTCAGcctccgcagcagcagcagcagcagcagcagagacaaaggcagactcTGTGGCTGCTGATGCCATCTCCAATTCTTCCACCACTCCTCCCAGATGCTTTGGCACCGTTCTAGGGCCGAAAAAAAAACGTTTGTAG